One window of the Halobacillus litoralis genome contains the following:
- a CDS encoding DNA translocase FtsK — protein sequence MARKRKKKKKQSNLKSHVKFELIGLLFLFISVIGSGASAISDGAIPGGLERFWQFLFGVWYFIASLFFLIVGIYLMVKRKWPTFLHKRLLGVYIILTSLLLFTHLETLSGDLAAGNSILSMTWERITEMMRGESSFYSVGGGLAGAILLSITYYLFSGVGAAIVAFFLFIIGIIFVSEWSIGELFSKLGEKLKVISQDQRERLKKSKADKTEKRKALPNEKEEADDTVVYEIEDTSEDQAEEPIIQDFTEHAYKANQQSPTKASGAPANEKEEADEVNLEKSMPTAELENFDYRLPSLELLDEPSSTPQSQGRSHIQATVRKLEKTFQSFGVKAKVTKVHVGPAVTKYEVYPDVGVKVSKIVNLNDDLALALAAKDIRIEAPIPGKSAVGIEVPNQEVSMVSLREVLETGKSNPDSKLSFALGRDISGEAVMSELNKMPHLLVAGATGSGKSVCINGIITSILMRSKPHEVKMMMIDPKKVELNVYNGIPHLLAPVVTDPKKASRALKKVVSEMERRYDLFSDSGTRNIESYNEYIKKHNQENDDEQPQLPYIVVLVDELADLMMVASNEVEDAITRLAQMARAAGIHLIIATQRPSVDVITGVIKANIPSRIAFSVSSQTDSRTILDSGGAEKLLGRGDMLFTPVGSNKPTRVQGAFLSDEEVERIVNFCVEQQRAQYQEEMIPEEESEVKQEVDDDLYPEAVQMVIEMQSASVSMIQRRFRVGYTRAARLIDAMEDNGIVGPYEGSKPRNVLVSQSSEEQHTS from the coding sequence ATGGCTAGAAAAAGAAAAAAGAAAAAAAAGCAATCCAATTTGAAGAGCCATGTGAAATTTGAATTGATCGGCCTCTTATTTCTCTTCATTTCGGTGATTGGGAGTGGAGCCTCCGCTATCAGTGATGGGGCGATCCCTGGAGGACTGGAAAGATTTTGGCAGTTTTTATTCGGGGTTTGGTATTTTATCGCCTCTTTGTTTTTCCTTATTGTCGGGATTTATTTAATGGTAAAACGAAAATGGCCTACTTTTTTACATAAACGTCTTTTAGGCGTGTACATCATCCTTACTTCATTGTTGCTGTTCACCCACCTTGAAACTTTATCTGGTGATTTAGCGGCAGGGAATTCAATTTTGTCTATGACATGGGAACGAATTACAGAAATGATGCGAGGAGAAAGTTCCTTTTATAGTGTAGGAGGCGGTTTGGCAGGCGCTATCCTCTTATCCATCACCTACTACCTTTTCTCTGGAGTCGGGGCCGCAATCGTTGCCTTTTTCCTCTTTATTATCGGAATCATTTTTGTAAGTGAATGGTCCATAGGGGAGTTGTTTTCTAAACTCGGTGAAAAGCTGAAAGTCATCAGTCAGGATCAAAGGGAAAGGCTGAAGAAATCGAAAGCTGATAAAACCGAAAAACGTAAGGCTCTACCAAATGAAAAAGAAGAAGCGGATGATACGGTGGTTTATGAAATCGAGGATACTAGTGAAGATCAGGCTGAAGAGCCGATCATCCAGGATTTCACTGAACATGCATACAAAGCAAACCAACAGTCACCTACCAAGGCCTCTGGTGCTCCCGCAAATGAAAAAGAAGAAGCGGATGAAGTGAACTTAGAGAAATCCATGCCTACTGCTGAATTAGAAAACTTTGATTACCGCTTGCCGAGCCTGGAATTATTGGATGAACCTTCATCAACACCCCAGAGTCAAGGGAGGTCCCATATCCAGGCGACAGTCAGGAAACTGGAAAAAACTTTTCAAAGCTTCGGAGTCAAAGCGAAAGTTACGAAAGTGCACGTCGGTCCGGCTGTTACCAAGTATGAAGTGTATCCCGATGTCGGTGTGAAAGTAAGTAAAATCGTCAATTTGAACGACGATTTAGCACTGGCTTTAGCAGCGAAGGATATCCGTATCGAGGCACCGATCCCAGGGAAGTCAGCGGTCGGAATTGAGGTTCCGAACCAAGAAGTCTCTATGGTTTCTTTAAGGGAAGTATTAGAAACTGGCAAGTCGAATCCAGATTCCAAGCTCAGTTTTGCTCTCGGTCGTGATATTTCCGGCGAAGCTGTCATGTCAGAGCTCAACAAAATGCCCCACCTTCTCGTGGCGGGGGCGACAGGCAGTGGTAAAAGTGTCTGTATCAACGGGATTATCACGAGTATTTTGATGCGATCAAAACCACATGAAGTGAAAATGATGATGATCGATCCGAAGAAAGTGGAATTGAATGTATACAATGGAATTCCGCATTTGCTCGCTCCTGTGGTGACAGATCCTAAAAAAGCGTCCAGAGCATTGAAAAAGGTTGTATCTGAAATGGAACGTCGATATGATCTTTTCTCAGATTCAGGGACGAGAAATATCGAGAGTTATAATGAGTATATCAAGAAACACAATCAGGAAAATGATGATGAACAGCCACAATTGCCTTATATCGTTGTATTAGTTGATGAGTTGGCTGATTTAATGATGGTTGCCTCAAATGAAGTAGAAGACGCAATTACACGCTTGGCTCAAATGGCCAGGGCAGCAGGGATTCACTTGATTATTGCGACCCAGCGTCCATCAGTCGACGTTATTACAGGGGTGATCAAAGCGAATATTCCTTCAAGGATTGCCTTCAGTGTTTCTTCGCAGACAGACTCTCGTACTATTTTGGATTCAGGCGGGGCAGAAAAATTACTAGGGCGTGGGGATATGCTCTTTACTCCAGTAGGCTCGAACAAACCTACACGTGTGCAAGGGGCGTTTTTATCCGACGAAGAAGTAGAAAGAATTGTCAACTTCTGTGTTGAGCAACAGCGAGCGCAATACCAGGAGGAAATGATTCCTGAGGAAGAGAGTGAAGTGAAGCAGGAAGTAGACGATGACCTATACCCTGAAGCTGTTCAAATGGTCATTGAAATGCAAAGTGCGAGTGTTTCAATGATCCAACGCAGGTTCCGTGTAGGATACACGAGAGCGGCACGGCTTATCGATGCGATGGAAGATAACGGGATTGTCGGTCCATACGAAGGAAGCAAGCCGAGAAATGTACTCGTCTCCCAGTCTTCTGAAGAACAACATACATCTTAA
- a CDS encoding YlzJ-like family protein produces the protein MTILYTPLSEHDIFPQESNASVVYQEHKNCPLKCLQTEDGKKQIMQVLSTDPSHYMDPSLQPGQWLDS, from the coding sequence ATGACGATTTTATATACACCACTCAGTGAACATGATATTTTCCCTCAGGAATCAAATGCATCAGTTGTCTATCAAGAACATAAAAACTGTCCATTGAAATGTTTACAAACCGAGGATGGTAAAAAACAGATCATGCAAGTGCTTTCTACAGATCCTTCGCATTATATGGATCCATCCCTTCAACCAGGACAATGGTTGGACTCGTAA